Proteins found in one Odontesthes bonariensis isolate fOdoBon6 chromosome 11, fOdoBon6.hap1, whole genome shotgun sequence genomic segment:
- the ddx4 gene encoding putative ATP-dependent RNA helicase DDX4 translates to MDRNEDDNGVCENGFRGRGRGGRGGRGGSFRQGDDQDGGGGFGGGYRGKDEEVFAQGGDRDPDKDTSEGERPRITYVPPTLPDDEGSIFSHYESGINFDKYDDILVDVSGTNPPQAIVSFDEAALCESLRKNVSKSGYLKPTPVQKHGIPIISAGRDLMACAQTGSGKTAAFLLPILQQLMADGVAASQFSELQEPEAIIVAPTRELINQIFLEARKFSYGTCVRPVVVYGGVSTGHQIREISRGCNVVCGTPGRLLDMIGRGKVGLTKLRYLVLDEADRMLDMGFEPDMRRLVGFPEMPSKENRQTLMFSATYPDDIQRMAADFLKTDYLFLAVGIVGGACSDVEQTFVQVTKFSKREQLLDLLKITGMERTMVFVETKRQADFIATFLCQEKIPTTSIHGDREQREREQALADFRSGKCPVLVATSVAARGLDIPDVQHVVNFDLPNNIDDYVHRIGRTGRCGNIGRAVSFYDPDADNQLARSLVTVLSKAQQEVPSWLEESAFSGHGSVGFNAPRKTFASTDSRKGPHAGSFQDNGVNSQTPPAAADEEEEWE, encoded by the exons ATGGATCGGAATG AAGATGACAACGGAGTGTGTGAAAATG GATTTAGAGGAAGAGGCCGAGGGGGAAGAGGTGGCAGAGGAGGAAGTTTTAGACAAG GTGATGACCAGGATGGAGGAGGTGGCTTTGGAGGAG GCTATCGTGGCAAAGATGAAGAGGTCTTTGCTCAAG GGGGAGATCGAGATCCAGACAAGGACACAAGTGAAGGTGAAA GACCGAGAATCACGTATGTTCCCCCGACCCTTCCTGACGACGAAGGCTCCATTTTTTCCCACTATGAATCGGGAATCAACTTTGACAAGTATGATGATATCTTGGTGGATGTCAGTGGCACCAACCCACCTCAGGCTATTGTG AGTTTCGATGAGGCAGCATTGTGTGAGAGCCTGAGAAAAAATGTCAGCAAATCTGGATACTTGAAGCCAACCCCTGTGCAGAAGCATGGTATTCCAATCATTTCTGCTGGCAGAGATCTCATGGCCTGTGCCCAAACTGGATCTGGTAAAACG GCAGCATTCCTGCTCCcaattctgcagcagctgatggCAGATGGCGTGGCAGCCAGCCAGTTCAGTGAACTACAGGAGCCTGAAGCTATTATTGTGGCTCCAACCAGGGAGCTCATCAACCAGATATTCCTGGAAGCCAGGAAGTTTTCTTATGG GACATGTGTGCGCCCAGTTGTGGTCTATGGTGGGGTCAGCACCGGACACCAAATACGGGAAATCTCAAGGGGATGCAATGTGGTGTGTGGTACTCCAGGACGTCTTCTTGACATGATTGGAAGAGGAAAG GTGGGTTTGACTAAATTGCGATACTTGGTGCTGGATGAAGCAGATCGCATGTTGGATATGGGTTTTGAGCCCGACATGCGCCGTCTGGTTGGCTTCCCTGAAATGCCATCCAAAGAGAATCGTCAGACTCTGATGTTCAGTGCCACCTACCCTGATGACATCCAGAG GATGGCAGCTGACTTTCTAAAGACCGACTATTTGTTCTTGGCTGTGGGGATTGTGGGTGGAGCCTGCAGTGACGTGGAGCAGACATTTGTCCAAGTCACCAAGTTCTCCAAGAGGGAGCAGCTTCTCGATCTCCTCAAGATCACTG GAATGGAGCGCACCATGGTGTTTGTGGAAACCAAGAGACAAGCTGATTTTATTGCTACTTTTTTGTGCCAGGAGAAGATTCCAACCACCAGCATTCATGG TGACCGTGAGCAGCGGGAGCGCGAGCAAGCCCTGGCAGACTTCCGCTCTGGCAAATGTCCTGTCCTCGTGGCAACCTCTGTGGCTGCCCGCGGTCTGGATATTCCAGATGTTCAGCATGTGGTGAACTTCGATCTCCCCAACAACATTGACGATTATGTCCACCGTATTGGGAGAACTGGCCGATGTGGCAACATTGGCAGGGCAGTGTCTTTCTATGATCCCGACGCCGATAATCAGTTGGCTCGCTCCCTGGTCACAGTCTTATCCAAG GCCCAGCAGGAGGTGCCCTCGTGGTTGGAGGAATCGGCATTCAGTGGTCATGGCTCTGTAGGCTTCAATGCCCCCAGGAAGACTTTCGCCTCTACAGACTCCAGAAAG GGTCCACATGCAGGCTCATTCCAAGACAACGGCGTGAACAGCCAgactcctcctgctgcagctgatGAGGAGGAAGAATGGGAATAG